CGCGCTGCAGATCGTCCGCCTCTGGGAAGCGCTCGAGTGTTAGGTAGGCGGCACGGGCGTCGATTACGCTGACGCGGAATCCCAGGATCTTCGCCAGCCGGCACAGCGGCATGGCGGTGTGGGCGGCACCGACAATGAACAACCGCCGCGGCGGCGCAAATGCCTCGATGAAGATCTCCGCCTGCCCCGCTTGCCAGGCACACGCCACCACATTGGTGCCGCCGTGGCCTAACAAGCGCTGCGCCTCAGCCACCAGCTGGTGATCCAACTCGGCAGCGATCGCCCCGCTCGTAGCGCCGTCTCCCCGCACCACCAATGTGTGTCCGAGCAATGCCGGCGGGCTGAGGGCGATCGCGATCGCTACCGGCCGTTCGTCCGCCAGCTCGCACCGCAGCACTTGCCACGCAGCAGCGGCAGCGAACGGCTCGATCAATACCTCGATGGTGCTGCTGCAACTGAGCCCGACACCGAGTTCGCCATCATCAGCAATACCGTAACTCGCCAAAGCCGGCTGCCCGCTGTCGAGCACATGCAGCGCGCGCTCGTAGAGGTCGTTTTCGACACAGCCGCCGCTGATCGAGCCGGCCATCTTACCGCTGCGGGTGACGGCCAAGCGCGCGCCCGGCAATCGCGGCGTCGAGCCCTGGGTGCGCACCAACGTGACCAGCGCGATCTTTTCACCCGCGGCCAGCCAGCGCTCCAAATCCCCAACGATATCTCGCATCCGGTACCGTGATCTTCGCGGCTAAGATACCGGCAATCGCCGCCGTCCGAAAGGGCACCACCAGAGCATGCGACCGTGGAGTGGCCGCGCTCGGTTGCCATCGGTGGCTCGAAGTTGCTATGCGGCTGACCGGAACAGGCCAGCACCCAGAAGTCTCATCTGCTAGAGTGAGGAACTGACCGTGAGAATACCGAAACTTTCCGCCCTCCCCGCATTTCTGCGGTTGTGGTTCGTTCTGTTCTTCTCCTACCTGCTGATCAAGTTCGTGTTCAACCTGATCGTGCTCGACTGGATCGACCTGCGACGGGCGGCGCTACAGGAACTGCTGGTGTTGCCGCTCGGCCAGAGCGTGGTGTTCTGGTTGATCACGTGGCGGCGCCGCGCCGCCACCACTGCCCCGCCGCCTACGGTGTAGGCAGCAGAGCGCGGAACTTCGGGCGCCGGCTCATCCCCCAGGTGCCGACAAACAGCACCGCCAACGCGGCAGCGATCAGCGCCAATGTCCCTCCGGCAGGAGCCTTGTTGGTGGAAAGCGTCAAGGCCGGGCACTCGCCGAGCTGGCTCAGGGCAACGTCCATGAACGGGGCGTCGCTCCCAACCGCGCCGGTGAGGTGTACGTCGCCGGCGCTGACAGCGGAGACCGGAATATACACGTCGAGCAGCTTCCAGACGACAGGGTAATAGATCGTCCGGAAAGGGACATCGTTGACCCGGATAAACGTCGGGCTCTGCGTGTCGATGACGCAGGGGAGGTTGTCGCAATTGACCAGATCAAGCCCAACCAGGATCGACTGCCCGCTAGTCGTGCGCACACGCACCGCCAGCCCGCCCTCATTACACAAAGCCCCGGCACTGCGCAGACCGCTGCTCTCGTTGACGGTCATAACGAAGGCCTCGCCGCCAGGCACCTGTTCCGCCATGCCATTGGCGTCGGCACAGCAGCCTGGGGCTGGGGGGGAGCCCAGCTGTTCGAGGGCAAAGGCGGAGCCACCAGTCTGGAAACTGGCTACGTTGAAGGTGAACGGGCCGGAGAGGGCAAGCAGAAGATCCAAGAAGGACGAGTTCGGGTCCTGCCCGGTCTGCACGGTCAGGGTATTGCCGTTGATGTCGAACATGAACATGCCGTCGGTCGGATCAGGGCCGGCCGGCGCGCCGGTATCGACGAAGACATCCGCCTGGCCGGAGACGAGGAGCTGCACCGCATCCGCGCCGGAGACCGACGACAGGGCCATCACCAAACCGATGAACGTTGCGACCAACCAGCGCATCAGCCGTCCTCCTCTGAGCTAGGCGGGCACCCGTGCCGAGGCAACAACAATTTAGCGGTTGCGCTCTAGCCCACCGGTTGGGCGTATAGACAGAATTGCGGTTCAGGTCAACCAAAAATCCGCGCGGACGCGCCCAGTGCCGACCCCCTCGGCGCCGGCGGGCAGGTGGGTGGGGGGAGACCAGGGCACGATGAGCGTGCCGCCCCAGGTCTCGTCGAACTCCAAGCCAGCCGACGCCGGCTGCGCAATGTGGTATGGCAACGGCCGCCAAACCGGCTCGACCCCATGAGGATTCTTTGGATTTGCGGCTCGCGCACCATCGGCGGCGCCGAACGCGCCACGTTGGAGATCGCTCGATCTTTGCATGCTCGCGGCCACAGCCTGGAGGCACTGGTTCCGCGCGGCAGCCCGGTGCTGGCCGCGCTGGCACAGGCTGGTCTGCCGGCCGTTGCCACGGCGCTTGGGGGGGCGTGGAACGTACGCTCGCTGTGGTCCATCGCCCAGGCCTATGGCCGGTGCAATCCGCAAGTGGTGCTGGTGACGACCGTCGACGAATGGGTGTGGGCCTGCCTGGCGAAGCGGCGGTGTCCCGAGCCCCGGCTGGTGTTGGCCCGCCACATGGCATTGCCGTTGACTCGGCTAGTCGCTGGGCTGGCTGTTCGCCGCGCTGACGTCATTGTCGCGGTCAGCCAGGCCGTGTGCAGCAGCCTGGAGGACTCCGGCGTTGGCCCGCAGCTCGTTCGAGTGATCGCCAATCCCTGCCGATTTGCTGCGCGGGCGACTCTGCCTTCAGCTGAAGAGCGCCGGCAGGCACGCCGGGCGCTCGGCCTGAATCCAACCGGCCACTGGGTGGCCTTCTTCGGCGGCTTGCGGACAGCCAAGGGCATCGACGACGTCATCGGGGCGGTTTGCCGGGCGAACGCCGAGGTCGGTCCAACCCACCTGCTGGCCGCCGGCGCCAGCAGCGCGCGCGACCACGAGCGGGTACTGGATGATGTCAAACAGCTCGGGCTCGCCGATCGCTTCCTTTATCTGGGGGAAACCGAGCGAGTTGCCGAGGCCATGACGGCGGCGGACGTCGTAGTGATGGCCACCCGCCGATGCCTCAGCGAGGCCTTCGGGCTGACGCTGCTCGAAGCCATGGCCTGCGGCACGCCGGTGCTGGCCTACTCCGTCGGTGGTATCCCAGAAGTACTGGGCGAAAGCGGCGAGTGGGGACGGTTGGTGCCGCCGGATGATGCCGCGGCGCTAGCGCAGGGTCTGGTCCGCTTGCTCGCCGATTCCACGGCTGCCGCGGGCGTGGCGGCCAAGGCCCTGCTGCGGGTGCACGACTCCTTTCAGCCCGCCGTGGCCGCCGATCGCTACGAGCAGCTGTTCCGCGCGCTGGCCGGATGATGCGGCGGAACGGCTCAGCGCCGCAGCATAATGCTCACAAGCTGTTTGCCGGCGAGAATGGCCTTCCAGGTGGCGATTTGCAGCGCCGACTCCAGCCCGGTTTGGCCGCAGGGGTAACCGAAGGGAGTGACGAACTGCGGCGGGATTTGCTCCTGCTGCCCCAGGGCGAGAAGCATCTGGTGGGCGCGCTGGTACTCGATCGCGGCCGCGTCGGCGACTGTTGCCGCGTACCAGGGCGCAAGCAGCCGCCGGAACACGCCCGCATGGACCTGCAGGCGGACATAACCGAGGTGCCGTTGAAACGCGGTCGTCGCCGCCGGCACGATGAGCGCCGTGTCACGCCGCGGCAAGCAGCGGGGCAGGCCGCCGAGGCGCGGCGCGCCGGCGGTTTCACCGACCTGGTTCATCAGGTCACATAGCTGTCGCACCGCGCGGCGATACTCTGCCCCCAGTAGGCGCCCAAGCCGCGGATCCGCTGGCGGCAGCTTTAGCACCAGCCGCCGGATGCTGCCGCTGCGCCGGCGCTGGCGCGCGCTGGCGCCGAGCATGCCGCTCAACTTCTCGCAGAAGAGGTGCAGGCCGTTCAACGACAGCAGCGCAAAGCGTAGCCGCACACTGCCGTCGCCCAGCAGCTTCGCCGCCCCCGGCAGCAGGAACGAGGCGTAGATAAGGTCGAGGTACTCCATGCCTGCGCCAGACAGCGGCGGCGGGAGCGGACATTGCTCGTGCCGGTACTGCCAGTGCAGCCCCGCCAGCGCGTGCACGTGACCCAGCGCGGGAATCATGGCGGCGCTCACCACCAGCGGCGGATGGGTGAACAGGTAGCTGGCAACGGCGTCGCCGGCGATCCACTGTTTGAGGTACCGCCATAGCCCGGCGGCTTCGCCGTTGCGGGCGACCACGAGCACGTCGAGGTCCGAGATGCCCGGGTGGGTAACCGCACCAAACGCCCCGACCGCCAGCACGCGGGCGTCGCCGCTCAGCACTCCGGTCAGGCGTTCTCTGACCTCGTCGTAGTGCTGCAGCGTCAGATCACGGCGGATGTCGTCAATCATTCGCATCGGAGGCCGTAGCTGCGCTTGCTTTCAGGCCCGGTCGCGCCATAAAGCGGCGCTGCGGTGAACCGGCATGGGCAAGTACCGGCGCGTTGCGCGGCGAGCGCTCTCTGCACTGCTGCGACGAGACCACAGTGAGTGGCAACGGCAGAAGCGCTTGCTGGCCTTCTACCTGCTCCAGGGCGAGGCGGAAACGGTTACATTTGTGCGCGAGGGCACCGAGTGGACCGTATTCGCCGAGGGCGACTCGATGTTCCGCGACATGTTCGTTGACGGCGGATATCAGGCGGCCGAGACCGCGGCAGTGGTGCGCTGGGCGGCGGTAGCCGGGCGTCTGGCCGCGGACAAGCACGTCATCATAGATGTCGGGGCGAACATCGGCATGACCAGCATTGTCTTGGCGCAGCTGACGGAGAAGCGCATCCTCGCCATCGAGCCGGTGCCGCAGACCTTCGATCTGCTGCGGCGCAACGTCGCCCGCAATGGCCTTGATCATCGCATCGACTGCGTGCAGGCGGCGGTGTGCAGCCACGACGGCCGCACCACCATGGTGCGCCATCCGCGCTGCGGCAACTGCGAGGTCAAGACTGCCGGCGGGGAACAGGGATTCGGCCCGCTGACCAGCGCTCATGATCTGGTCGAGGTGCCGGCAAAGCGACTGGAGGCACTGCTGTCTCACGATGCGCCTGCGGCCGTGGGCTTGGTCTGGAGTGATACGCAGGGATTCGAGCGGCACGTGGTGCTCTCCGGCGGCCCGCTTTGGCGGGCCGGGGTGCCGTTGTACGTGGAGCTGTGGCCGGCGGGGTTGGCCGCCCACGGCGGGGTGGCGGCCTTTGTGCAGGAAGCGCAGGCGCATTTCAGCACGATGGTGCTGCGCGACGAGCTGGTGCATGATGGCGCACAAGCCTCGCGCCTCCCCTTGTCCCAACTGCCAGCGGTGCTCGCCGCGCTCGGCGAGCGCACCACCGACGCGCTCTTCATCCCGTGACGCCGCCAATTGTCCGCCCATTCGGCGCGCACGACGTCGTGTGTGATGGGCACAGCCCGCAGCCGATCTGCTCACCTACCTTATCCCTCAAGACACGACGGCAACTCTACGGGGTTTGGGATGAGGTGAGCAAGGGAAAGGCGCGGGCACATCGGCGAAAATCTCTCCAATCTCCAAGTGGTCACCCGCCAGTGGTCCTGCTAGGCTAAGCAACGTGGACACCGCCCGGCGCAAGGCCACGTACGAAGACCTGCTCAAGGTCCCCGACACCATGGTGGCCGAGATTCTCGACGGCGAGATGTTCACCACGCCGCGGCCAGCGTTTCCGCACGCCAACGCAGCATCCGGTATCGCCGGTGATCTGCGGGGGCCGTTCCATCGGGAAGCCGACGGCCCGGGACAGCCAGGTGGCTGGTGGATCTTGTTCGAGCCTGAGTTGCATCTAGGGCCGGACGTGGTCGTACCGGACCTTGCCGGCTGGCGCCGCGCACGCGTG
The sequence above is a segment of the Deltaproteobacteria bacterium genome. Coding sequences within it:
- a CDS encoding XdhC family protein, with product MRDIVGDLERWLAAGEKIALVTLVRTQGSTPRLPGARLAVTRSGKMAGSISGGCVENDLYERALHVLDSGQPALASYGIADDGELGVGLSCSSTIEVLIEPFAAAAAWQVLRCELADERPVAIAIALSPPALLGHTLVVRGDGATSGAIAAELDHQLVAEAQRLLGHGGTNVVACAWQAGQAEIFIEAFAPPRRLFIVGAAHTAMPLCRLAKILGFRVSVIDARAAYLTLERFPEADDLQRAWPHEALARVGLDDNSYVVILTHDPKFDVPALACALRSQARYIGIMGSRRTHAQRLAPLREEGFNDAELGRIRAPIGLDLGARTPAEIAVAVLAEMLAVSHKRDGCALAARTGAVHATH
- a CDS encoding FkbM family methyltransferase; translation: MGKYRRVARRALSALLRRDHSEWQRQKRLLAFYLLQGEAETVTFVREGTEWTVFAEGDSMFRDMFVDGGYQAAETAAVVRWAAVAGRLAADKHVIIDVGANIGMTSIVLAQLTEKRILAIEPVPQTFDLLRRNVARNGLDHRIDCVQAAVCSHDGRTTMVRHPRCGNCEVKTAGGEQGFGPLTSAHDLVEVPAKRLEALLSHDAPAAVGLVWSDTQGFERHVVLSGGPLWRAGVPLYVELWPAGLAAHGGVAAFVQEAQAHFSTMVLRDELVHDGAQASRLPLSQLPAVLAALGERTTDALFIP
- a CDS encoding glycosyltransferase family 4 protein; the protein is MRILWICGSRTIGGAERATLEIARSLHARGHSLEALVPRGSPVLAALAQAGLPAVATALGGAWNVRSLWSIAQAYGRCNPQVVLVTTVDEWVWACLAKRRCPEPRLVLARHMALPLTRLVAGLAVRRADVIVAVSQAVCSSLEDSGVGPQLVRVIANPCRFAARATLPSAEERRQARRALGLNPTGHWVAFFGGLRTAKGIDDVIGAVCRANAEVGPTHLLAAGASSARDHERVLDDVKQLGLADRFLYLGETERVAEAMTAADVVVMATRRCLSEAFGLTLLEAMACGTPVLAYSVGGIPEVLGESGEWGRLVPPDDAAALAQGLVRLLADSTAAAGVAAKALLRVHDSFQPAVAADRYEQLFRALAG